Part of the Oncorhynchus mykiss isolate Arlee chromosome 26, USDA_OmykA_1.1, whole genome shotgun sequence genome is shown below.
ACCCAGTGCAGTAGGTGGGGCCTAAAAGTAATCGGAGGCAGAGTGCCAGATCACTCTCGTCCTCACTCTACGGTTGTTGTGAACGATGTTATCGCAACATTCGGAGAGCGAACAGAATTAGCAAGATTCGAATCGAGGAAGTGGGGTGATTGCAGAACTACTGTGCAATTCTAAAGCTTCTTGACGCAATACCGCGACCCGAGCGAGAAGAATGACTCCCCGGAGAGTGTTCGCGTTACCCAGGCAGCAATCCCTGTTTCTTCCGGCCGTCCTTAATCCTTTTGTGCAGGAGGTGAAATTGGCAAAGgctgacattattaaagtgagtataaaatgtaaaataaataaattaactcATTCATTTATCGGTCACGGAACTGGGGTTGGTTATCAAACGTAAACAGTTTTACTCCACTACCCACCGATGAGCGCAGCCGGGTGGTTGTCCTCTATAGCTcctcggctgtgtgtgtgtctggtggtgCGTGACTATAGCATACAGTACAGGTACATAGCTAATCTAAACCGATAAAACCCTGACAATCCTTTTGTAATGCCTTGTTATTGTGTAACACAAACAATGGAGGCATTTATTTACACTCTAGAAATTCCTCCAACCACGTGAATTTCCAGAATGAAAAGTCTATAACGTGCGTATCCCTTGGTCAATGGTTGTATCGTTGCGCATTATATATGTTGGTTAGGAAATGTGTGTTTTAAAATGGCTCTTTAAAGTCCTTTCAGTGGCATGAAGTCAGTAACCTTAACACGTTGtagatctgtaaaaaaaaaaaaaaaaactggtgtgtgtgtgatttttttctctctttttgcaGTGTGTATTCCGGGGAATCTTCCTGGTACCTATCCGTGCCATCTTCCTGACTCTGGTTCTCATGGTAACATGGCCTGTTGCTGTCATAACAACATTCTTGCACCCGCTCAAAGGAGCAGTGGCACCCATGACCGGATGGAGACGGTAAATATACTGCAAAACACCATCCTGTGCCACTACTGGTCTGTATGTATAACTAGATTTCAACTATGCATCCACTATGAGTACTTTTGTCATTAGTTCCAGAGGATGTACAGAGCATTGTTGTTTATGACTGAAGTAGTTAGGCCTATTTGCAGTAACACGGTAACAGAGTTTTGAGAAAGGAAAGAAGATGAGCTAGCTGGTGTTTTGGACAATACAGACAATatctaatgaagacagcttcagCTACACAGAACGAGCTGATGTAGGCTACAGTCCTTAACAGCTTGACAGTTCGTTTTTAGTTGAGGATGAACAAGAGTTAAACTAGTGTGAAATTACGTAGTTgttactcctccctccttcctgcgTTTCTCAATGTGTGAAAATCCCACAGCTCTTGATGTGCACTTCCACATTAACAGTACTGCACAAACATTACAAACCATCATTATTTTACCAAATGTTGCATGTGCACTGTGTTTTTGTTCAATTTTCTGctgaaattgttcaaagtagtcattgtgcatatAGTTCTGTGGTTTGTTTAAAGtgaaaatatgtatatttttgggCAACGGTCCAAATTCACGTAGAAATATGAgttatagatctatcattctACATGAAAGCAAGTATAGGAATCGGTAAATCTGTTCtgtgtgcactatttctatgtttCCCGTTAATTTTTGTTTTTTAGtgttttactttcggttttgtacaccagtttcaaacagctgaaaaaacAATTATTTTGATTATGGAAACTATTTCACAGAGGTTTCGATGGTACAattattctctacactatactagcttattttgtcacataaactgaaattaggctagCTATtcgttttagcaaccaggaaatggcgtaGACATTCCTGCATAGTGCAACTTTAACTTTGCAGTCTTTGTTGTTGCTTGACCTAGATTtgaaagtgaaaaatctgtctcagcatcactctgttaccatggaattgcccctATACATCAAGAGCTGTGGGATTTTCACACACTGAGAAAtgcaggaaggagggaggagtaacAACTATGCAATTTCACACTAGTTCTTGTTCATCCTCAACTAAAAATGAACTGTCAAGCTGTTAAAAGGAATGTAGCCTACATAAGCcctttctgtgtgtttatttatttgtttttatttaacaaaACAAGTCAGCTAAGAGCagattcttatttaaaatgatggcctaccaagaggcaaaaggcctcctgcagggacaggggctgggatatAAAATACAaagtaggacaaaacacatcacgagaagagagacaccacaacactacgtaaagagagacctaagacagcaacacatgacaatgcagcatggtagtaacacaacatgacaacaacacgataGCGACACCACATGGCAGCAGCacgacatggtagcagcacaaacatggtacaaacattattaggCACAgaaaacagcacaaagggcaagaaggagGAGACAGCAATACAtgatgcaaagcagccacaagtCTCAGTAAGTGTAaacgattgagtctttgaatgcagagatggagataaaactgtccagtttgagtgtagCTGAAGCAGTCTTCATTAGATCTTGTCTGTATCGAACTAAACACTATCTACCTCTTCTTCTTTATTTCCTCAGAACGGAGGGGGTCATAGAGATATGTTGCATGAGGCCTAAAGCAACACATGATAAATAAACCAAATGTGTTCTTCTGTGACTCAAAAGCAGcccacttccctctctctttgaTTGTATGTGTTGATATGACCACAGCTACATGCAGCTGCTGGTTGTTTATCGCTCGCGTTCAGGTCTGTTTTATTTGATAGTTGATAACACTAACTAGCTGATGAACATGTAGCAACAACTTAGTACAGTACTACTGACCATCAAAAGGCTAAGTTGAGGCCCTGACAACACACAGATCTATGTTGACTGTAATATTGGTCCATTcagatgtaggctatatgtatccATGTTCAGTGTCTCTAGGTGAATATTCCTGACAGTGTACAACTGTTAGTTTAATCTGTATAGTTTCATGCTAAATCTCTGTTGATGTTTGACTCTCTGGTTCCCCAGGTTCATGTGTCGGCATGTGATGGCTTTCCTGGGGAGGTCCTACTACTTCTTCATGGGCTTCAGGGTGGTGGTGAAGGGCCAGCAGGTGAGCAGTGCAGAGGCCCCCATTCTGGTTGTGGCCCCACACTCCACCTTCTTTGATGGCATTGTGTGCATCGTAGCAGGCCTGCCCTCCACTGTGTCCCGCACTGAGAACCTCGCCACTCCTATATTCGGCAGTGAGTGTTGTTTCTTTCTGTTGTTTTTTAGTAGAGGGATTTTTTGTtttagagtgtgtgtttgtgagtcagCAGTAAGTGTATGTTTGTGAGTCAgcactaagtgtgtgtgtgggtctgtcaaCGAtaagtgtgtgtgggtctgtcaaCGAtaagtgtgtgtgggtctgtcaaCGAtaagtgtgtgtgggtctgtcagCGAtaagtgtgtgtgggtctgtcaaCGGtaagtgtgtgtgggtctgtcagCGAtaagtgtgtgtgggtctgtcaaCGAtaagtgtgtgtgggtctgtcagCGAtaagtgtgtgtgggtctgtcagCGAtaagtgtgtgtgggtctgtcaaCGAtaagtgtgtgtgggtctgtcagCGAtaagtgtgtgtgggtctgtcaaCGAtaagtgtgtgtgggtctgtcagCGAtaagtgtgtgtgggtctgtcagCGATAAGTGTGGGTATTTGTGCTGATTCTGTTTGCAGATTTAATATCCGTTAGTGTTTATCTGATGTGTGTGTTTCCTCTCTCCAGGGTTACAGGCCTCCAGCCTCTAATGGTGTGtgttagtgctgagcgattaactgacatgtttaaacaactaattgaccaacaGTGGTTCAATTATTTAATTTCCAttaaaaacaatacatttattctgtgagctcaatgcgtACATTGCACACATTCTCGTAcattctctagagataaatcagatccagcctgaactgtgtgatgttgtagtttccaacaggtcaATATTATACATAGTTTAGTGCATaaaacatggtaattaactacaatgaccatcaTCTATTGTGCATCTGCTTGTCCGGTCTGTGTTTATTTTACGCCTGCAACGGAAGACAGAAGAATGCGAGATCGTGAGGTGATATAGAGAGCAGATGTTGCTTTGTGCAGTATCTCTAACTAAAAATACATGATCTGGgggattgatagttggtattcagcagtcataaagtatgccttatttactttgaagaactacaaaaTAGTGATATTGTCAGACAGCATATATAGCAACTCTATAGAGAGGAaaaaactaataataataaagtcatcaaataaaacagatgtaatatacacaactgcaatattttattaaagtaatgtgaataaatgatggttaataagtgataagcagtaatgtgcagtcactaccatcatgggacttttattaattgttttaacagcattcaacccacataatgcatagtgcatttaatcTTTTAAAAAAGAATCGTATTCGAAACACTAAAAAACTCGAATTGCTCAGCACTAGTGTGTGAGTTTATCTGATGTGTCTTTCCTTTCTCCATCCAGGGTTTGTGCGGTGTCTCCAGCCGGTGCTGGTCTCCAGACAGGACCCAGACTCCCGTAAGAACACCATTATGGAGATAGACAGCAGAGCCAAGTCTGGAGGCCGCTGGCCACAGGTCTGTGGcatgcataaacaaacacacagtcttgaataaccttgtggggacacacaattcagtcccattcaaaatcatattttccctaacccctaactctaaccctagctcctaaccctcaacctaattctaacactaattctgaccttaaccctaaaccccccaTAAATACCATTTGATCTTGTGGGGCCTAACCAACTGGggtccattttttatttttttggttactattcATGTCGGGGACTTCTGTTCCCCACAAGTATTGttgaacacatacacatacacacacatacacagccatTTGACATTTTTTATCATAATTTATCATGTCTCGTCTAGCTTGTCAACTTCCTCTCACGTGGCCTccagggtggcgcagtggttaaggttGTAcaactgtgccatcagagtccctgggttcgcgcccaggctctgtcgtaaccggccgcgaccgggaggtccgtggggtgacgcacaattggcctagcgtcgtccgggttagggagggacaTCAGTAGTGATGtcattgtctcatcgcgcaccagcgactcctgtggcgggccgggcgcagtgcgcgctaaccaacgttgccaggtgcacggcctccgacacattggtgcggctggcttctgggttggatgcgcgctgtgttaagaagcagtgcggctggttgggttgtgtatcggaggacgcatgacattcagccttcgtctctcccgagcccatacgggagttgtagcaatgagacaagatagttgctactacaacaactggataccatgaaattggggagaaaaaggggtaaaaaaaaaaaaaaacttcctcTCACGTGACATATCCTTTCGAACACAATTTATGCGGCTTCTTCTTTGTGACAGAAATTCTGCTTCATTCAGCATAAAATGAAACACTGGACTAGATCCATCTACATTGTCAGTGgtggtaacctagtggttagagcattgggccagtaaccgaaaggttgctggatcaaatcagcgagctgacaaggtaaaaatctgtcgttctgccactgagcaaggcagttaacccactgttccctgggcaacAAAGACGTGGATTTGATTAAGGCAACcgccccgcacctctctgattcagagggattAGGTTAAATGCttgttcagttgtacaactgaaatgtatcTCCCTTTCCTAAAATAAACATTTAGTTATTTATGTTCCAGATCCTGGTCTTCCCTGAGGGAACTTGTACAAATCGCTCATGTCTCATCACTTTCAAACAAGGTAGGTTGAACTTCACTACCATGTTTGTTTTTAAATAGGAGTAGAAACACCTTTGTGTGGATCCAAGGAATCAACCAAACAGTGTACTGTTGATAGGGTATGAAAATCATGTGGGACCCTACAATGTCCATGTTGTATTCCCACTTAACAGGCTGGTTGTCATTTGTTTatagtggagacagacagtgtgctggaagagacacacagtaccatccacaCTAGTGGTGTCATTTACTTAATGCAAATTCACTCGTAAACTAATGGCAGAGATAGTGCCATCATACGGTTGCAGAATGGTGTTCATTTAGCTTCTTTCTGGGGTGCttgtgtaaccggtgtgaaatgactagctagttagctgtgcATGCCAGTAGAGTTTCAATCAGTGACTTCAcccgctctgagaccttgaagtagttgtttcctttgctctgcaagggctgtggcttttgtggagcgaaaGGTAATGATGCCTCGAGAGTGACTGtagtcgatgtgtgcagagggttcctggttcaagcccaggctgGGGTGAGGAGCGGGACGGAAGTAACACTGTTACAATTATTTTGACACAACACCTCTTCATTTACTCCCAGTATGCTACATGCTATCTGCCTCATTGTGTGGTCAGTCACCTGATGCACACTCAATGGGCATCTCCAGAGTGAAGGGGCCTGAGTGAATCCATAACATCCTGAaacagaacagtagccatagcgACATGGAATAGATTGCACGATGTGATAATTAACTTCAGAAGGAAATGACTGACTGATCATCTTCACTCAATACCAAGAACTAGGCTATTAGGATCTGAGGGAATTATACAGTAGCAATTGCTATGGTTCAATCCTAAAGCTGTAAACCTGAGAATGCATCTAATAATCAATGCAAATAACATCATACAAGACCATCAATTACACTCTATGGCATGTTACAGTTTTTGCATAGACATTTGCATCTAACTGAATTACTTTGTTCTACTACAGTGCCAATAGCCAAACCAACAGACCTAATACTAGTGGCTTCCTTACAGTACTGATTGGTATATTGATCAGGGTTTGAATCCAGCTTCAGGTCTTGTTATTGGTTGGATGTGTACTGTGGGTAAATTAGTTGTCATCGGCTGCACTCTGTCCAATTAGTAGGCTGTCTGTGCTCCTGTGTTTGCACatataggttgtgtgtgtgtgtgtgtgctcattaaGTTAGAATAGTAGTCAGTGCTGGAGGTCAGTAGGGTCtcactccgtccctctctccccgtcAGGTGCCTTCGTCCCTGGGGTCCCGGTGCAGCCTGTGGTCATGAGATATCCCAACAGACTGGACACTGTGACTTGGACTTGGCAAGGCTTCAGCTCGTAAGTCTGCAGTGCACTCAGTGGATTACAATCATCAGTGTTGCCTCAACGCTTCGACGCTACATTTCCCCTGTTGTTTTCTGTACCGTGTCTCATATTGCAACTATGTTCCTGTGACTTCTCCTCATGGGCCATAGTTAGGCCTCAAACTCTGGGAATAGAGATTTTCATTGTTGAGCGATGAattgtttttcagtttagtgGGCTTACATTTCAATCTTGTATGGGATTACCGTTATGCCCTTTGAATAGAGGTGGTGATGTTCTTTCAGGAGAACCCTGCTGCTTCTCACTCTGTCTCAGCTCTACACCAATGTAGAGATAGAGGTTAGTATTAACACACTACACAGGAATACTTACTTAGAAAGCCAAGAGATAATGACTTCATAACACGTTCATTAACAGTACCTATGTGTTATGTATGGCTTGTGAATGTATTATAAAGACCTTATCTAGGTAGCCCTCTAGTTAGCCTGTACTTCCTGGTTAGTCCCTGTTTTGACCTTTGCCCTCTCCTCCAGTTTCTTCCTCCAGTTACCCCTACTGAGGAGGAAAAGAAAAGACCTGTGCTGTTCGCCAGGACAGTACGAAATGTTATGGcccagtaagtgtgtgtgtgaatggtatTACAGCATTTAATAATATCTTCCTTATGTATATTCTTACCCATCTCTTCAATTCTATCCCTATGTGTGTGCAGGGCCCTGGGTGTGCCAGTGACGGACCACACATATGAGGACTGTAGACTGATGATCTCGGCTGGGGAGCTCACCCTGCCAATGGAGGCTGGTCTAGTGGAGTTCACTAAGATCAGCCAAAAACTTGAGTAAGACTGGCTCCTCTACCGCTCTAATACTGTTCTATTGCCACTGTGGCAACACACtatgtactgttatgtactgttgtGTCACCCACTGGCAAGCTCCACACTGAAGTAACACTGCCTTACACAATACTGCTTTATTTGGCCAACTGCTACATCGGCAATTGGTAATAGTtggacacacacagacctacactctcTTCCGCCCCTGAGTAAGTCCTTGTGTCCtgccctcctcctttcctccccggTCCCCCTCAGCCTGAAGTGGGACAATGTGAAGAAGGAGCTAGAGGGCTTTGCAGCTGTGGCCTGCTCCTGTAAAGGAGGCCGCATCACCATCCAGGAGTTCGCCAGCTTCCTCAAGCTGCCCATCAGCCCCGCCCTGCAGGAGCTGTTTGCTCTATTTGACAGGGTGAGAGCCAGTCACATCTAGTTCGGTTCAATCTCTCTTCTAGGCTTTCCTAGGTTGTGTTGGACTGGTGCAAGCTTGGCTGGAGGAAGTCTACACCATATATCTTACAACATTCCTTTGAAATCCACAAAGGGAAGTGTATGACTACACTATTCTTTCGAAGCGTAGAGAATCAGACCACAGCcattctgtctgttctctccaaCCTGTGACTGGATGGGCTAAGTAACCGAGGATTTAGTATGCTGTCCCCCACTGCTTTGTTCATAGAGAGGGTAAACAAACTGTCTGAAGAAATAAAGGAACCATTGTTCATCTTGGCAAAACATACTGTATTTGTAGAGTATTGTCGTCCACTGAATGCAATGTGTAGTCTGGCTTTGTTAACTGATACGTagctgtcactctgtctctctaggATGGAGATGGCACCATTGACTTCAGAGAGTATGTCATCGGTGTAACCATCTTATGTCGGCCAGCTAACACCGAAGAGGTCCTCCGCACAGCTTTCCAGGTTCGGCCAAAAAAAACCTGCTTGTTGCGAATGTTGCCGTGTCACATTTAGCTGTACAACACATGACATTGGGGCGTTGGAACATAGCTGACGCAGAATGTGTCTACCCAAGGTTTGGAAGCAATAGAGGAGCACTCAGTGGCTATGATAAAGTCAAatacgtgggggggggggggggggggggggggggtactgtattTTGTGGTTGTCTGAGGGGAACATGAAGTAGGTTTGAAAGCCACACGGTCATAAGAGCAGTCTCGATTTCAATAATCAAGCCTATGTGTTGTCATTACTTAACTaattgtctccctctcctctcagctgtTTGACACTGACGAGGACCAAAGAATCACTCATGAAGagttctcctccatgcttcgctCTGCTCTAGGCGTGTGTGACCTCAACGTCTCCAAACTCTTTAAGGAGATAGATACAGACAGCTCTGAATTCATCACTTTCTGTAAGTAGACCCTTGTGAAGGTCAAAGGTTATCTGAAGTGGAGGACTCCAGCATGAACTAAAGGCAGCTGGCCGGGTTGAGCCTTGGATCTCTCCATTCTAGAAATATAGAAAGAGAAATACTATATGGATTTGAAAGTGGGATATTAATATTTGTATAGTTTTTGTTATCCTTTAGTTTTAATTTCCACAGGAAATTAACATTACTTTCACCAAAAGTAGGCCATTTTAAACAACAACTTGGTGGAATTTTGTTAGAATTTTTATGATGTAACAGAATTGCTTCTTTAGTCACTGATCCTCTCTGAAACTGAACTCCAGTTTTGTGAGCATTGATAATATACCAGATATTCTACTGTAAGTTCTGATTTgatcctctgtctctccatttccctctccaGCCGAGTTCCAGGCGTTTGCCCTGAACCACCCAGAGTATGCCAAGCTGTTCACCACCTATCTGGAGCTCCAGCGGTACCAGGCCCTCCAGGGGGTGGAGTCAGAATTCTCCTCCACCAATCACGTCTCCTCTGAGGACAACCAGGAAGAGAGCATCTCTGACAAGAAGGACGACTAAGTCTGAGGCAGAGACTGTCGATGTGTTTGAGAGCATTACCATACATTTTGTTCAGTAGCTGATCACGGACTGAGCAAACTGACTGATCTACTGTTAATTATACAGTTATTTAAGATCCAAGGTGATTTGTTGATCAAGTCTGCAGTTGTCGATCTAGATCATGTACAGAGACGGAACTCTTTTTGAGCTCTCAGTTGAATACACAGAGAGACGAACTACTGAGTCTGATGAACCACAACAGGATATTTTCTATTGCACTGATTTTAGAGAACTGGAACCTCATTTTGACCTCATAGGAAATAGTATGATGTATGTTTAAATTAATGTTGCTTTTTTgcgaaaataaatatattttttgctaAAATTCTTTCTATGATTTTTTTTTAGTGCCTTAAAAAGATTTGTAAGCGAGGTTTGTAAGAgctattgtttgtgtttctgtacagATGGGGTGGAATCATAGACCTCCAAGTATATTTTTTCAGATCCTTGTTTATGGCAGTAATGTGGTCATAGGAAGGTTGAACATTATACGGATATCCACTTAATCCTAACGCTTTTAGGAAGTTGCTCATAGCAATGTTGAACTTTTTGCCAATGTTTTTTGTAGATACCCCTGCTGATTTTGATTTAAGGCATCCCATTGTTTTGTCATAGTTTTGCCTCTTCAGATGAAAACTACCTAGTGCCAGCCCATAATGTATTTAAATGACCTGGATACCCTTCTGAGATGACTGTATCCTGTACTCTTTAATGTGTCTACCTGTTCTGTTTTCCACAGAGTTTCCTTGAAGATAACTGGAAAGGCTGCCAAACGTTGCTTTTGTATGAGTTGAAAGTCTTTAATGTATGACTGGATTGCAGGAAACGTCATTAATACCCGCTTTTTCTAATGATATCAACCCAATCTGGCAACCCAGCAAAGGAACAATAATACAAGCTATAAGGATACATGCTGTGCTTTACAGTTTTTCCACTGCTCAGGGACACACACTGTAAGTAGTGCTGCTGTATAATTAGCTAAAGGTTTTGCTCTGCATCTGTTTCTATTTGCATTTCCATTGAAGAGTGATGTTGCTGAGGCAGCAGTGGAACCTTATGGCTTTAGCCAAACTAAAGCCCAAGCATCTATTGAAAAATAAGGCAATTTGTGAGCAAAAAGGCAAGTGTGCCTTGTAATACAACAGTACCCAAGGGGGTATGTATGGTTTCAAGTTAACTAGCGTGCATTGTTGTTTATTTAGCAGAGTGCGTTGTTGCAATTCTGTTAATTTTTGTGAACACAGCAAACTTAATTTTTTTGCAATAAAATCCAGTACAATTTTAACTCTTCGATGACTTGTATTTTATAGCTTTTAAACTTCTGTAATTAGTATTTTTGCTTTCAACTGTCTTGTTCTAATTATGTGTATTCTCCCTGTTAGTGTACTTACttgtgtgtatgtaaatgtaTGGTTGTTTGACTCAGTTGATTCGAGCTTGGCATGAGAAACTCTGAGGTTGGGGGTTCAATTCCTGTAGGGATCACATACTATACCTGTGTGCACGCATTTCACTGTAAATCCCTTTGTATAAAAAGTGTCTGCTGGATGGCATatatatactaaacaaaaatataaacacaacatgcaacaattttaaagattttactgagttacatttcatattaggaaatcagtcaatttaaataaatgtattaggccctaatctgtggattccacatgactgggcaggggtgcagccatgggtgagcCTGTGAGGGCATAGGGCCAGaattggaggtcctgggctggcgtggttacacgtggtctgcagtgaggccggttggacatactaccaaatgatctaaaacgacattggtagagaaattaacattcaactcTCTGATGGCAGCCCTGGtggcagtcagcatgccaaattgtattttttatttttgatttatttcacctttatttaaccaggtaggccagttgagaacacctttatttaaccaggtaggccagttgagaacacctttatttaaccaggtaggcaagttgagaacacctttatttaaccaggtaggccagttgagaacacctttatttaaccaggtaggccagttgagaacacctttatttaaccaggtaggccagttgagaacacctttatttaaccaggtaggccagttgagaacacctttatttaaccaggtaggccagttgagaacacctttatttaaccaggtaggccagttgagaacacctttatttaaccaggtaggcaagttgagaacacctttatttaaccaggtaggcaagttgagaacacctttatttaaccaggtaggccagttgagaacacctttatttaaccaggtaggccagttgagaacacctttatttaaccaggtaggccagttgagaacacctttatttaaccaggtaggccagttgagaacacctttatttaaccaggtaggcaagttgagaacacctttatttaaccaggtaggccagttgagaacacctttatttaaccaggtaggccagttgagaacacctttatttaaccaggtaggccagttgagaacacctttatttaaccaggtaggccagttgagaacacctttatttaaccaggtaggccagttgagaacacctttatttaaccaggtaggccagttgagaacacctttatttaaccaggtaggccagttgagaacacctttatttaaccaggtaggctagttgagaacacctttatttaaccaggtaggctagttgagaacacctttatttaaccaggtaggccagttgagaacacctttatttaaccaggtaggccagttgagaacacctttatttaaccaggtaggccagttgagaacacctttatttaaccaggtaggccagttgagaacacctttatttaaccaggtaggccagttgagaacacctttatttaaccaggtaggccagttgagaacacctttatttaaccaggtaggccagttgagaacacctttatttaaccaggtaggctagttgagaacacctttatttaaccaggtaggctagttgagaacacctttatttaaccaggtaggctagttgagaacacctttatttaaccaggtaggccagttgagaacacctttatttaaccaggtaggccag
Proteins encoded:
- the LOC110506748 gene encoding lysophosphatidylcholine acyltransferase 2; the protein is MTPRRVFALPRQQSLFLPAVLNPFVQEVKLAKADIIKCVFRGIFLVPIRAIFLTLVLMVTWPVAVITTFLHPLKGAVAPMTGWRRFMCRHVMAFLGRSYYFFMGFRVVVKGQQVSSAEAPILVVAPHSTFFDGIVCIVAGLPSTVSRTENLATPIFGRFVRCLQPVLVSRQDPDSRKNTIMEIDSRAKSGGRWPQILVFPEGTCTNRSCLITFKQGAFVPGVPVQPVVMRYPNRLDTVTWTWQGFSSRTLLLLTLSQLYTNVEIEFLPPVTPTEEEKKRPVLFARTVRNVMAQALGVPVTDHTYEDCRLMISAGELTLPMEAGLVEFTKISQKLDLKWDNVKKELEGFAAVACSCKGGRITIQEFASFLKLPISPALQELFALFDRDGDGTIDFREYVIGVTILCRPANTEEVLRTAFQLFDTDEDQRITHEEFSSMLRSALGVCDLNVSKLFKEIDTDSSEFITFSEFQAFALNHPEYAKLFTTYLELQRYQALQGVESEFSSTNHVSSEDNQEESISDKKDD